From a region of the Chitinophaga caseinilytica genome:
- a CDS encoding peroxiredoxin: MKNAVLSVGAQFPEFAKKAVVSIEKGKEFYEISSEEIKASGKWMVMFWWPKDFTFVCPTEIAEFNKHYQDFADRDAILIGASTDSEFVHLAWRQNHDDLRGLQFPMLADTSKSLADELGILEASEKIAYRATFVVDPQGIVRWTSIYDLSVGRNVKEVIRVLDALQTDELCPCNWQKGEATLNA; encoded by the coding sequence ATGAAAAATGCAGTTTTATCAGTAGGGGCCCAATTCCCTGAGTTCGCAAAAAAGGCAGTAGTTTCCATCGAGAAAGGCAAGGAGTTCTATGAGATCTCTTCCGAAGAGATCAAAGCTTCCGGAAAATGGATGGTAATGTTCTGGTGGCCGAAAGATTTCACCTTCGTTTGCCCCACCGAGATCGCCGAGTTCAACAAGCATTACCAGGATTTCGCTGACCGTGACGCGATCCTGATCGGCGCTTCTACCGATTCCGAGTTCGTGCACCTGGCCTGGAGACAAAACCACGACGATCTCCGCGGCCTGCAGTTCCCCATGCTGGCCGATACTTCCAAATCCCTGGCAGACGAGCTGGGCATCCTGGAAGCCAGCGAGAAAATCGCTTACCGCGCTACTTTCGTGGTAGACCCCCAGGGTATCGTTCGGTGGACTTCCATCTACGACCTCTCCGTTGGCCGTAACGTGAAAGAAGTGATCCGTGTACTGGATGCGCTGCAGACCGACGAGCTCTGCCCCTGCAACTGGCAGAAAGGCGAAGCTACCCTCAACGCGTAA
- a CDS encoding cytochrome c maturation protein CcmE: MKKTSIILLVVIAVCVAGMVMMVGDFSTYETFATARKKEGKEIHVIGALDSTKAVVYDPARDANYFSFHMKDKSGEISRVVFYGTRPTDFEKSTELVLTGKMVGTEFHCSKILMKCPSKYKDEQQAFSAQRKG, translated from the coding sequence ATGAAGAAGACAAGTATTATTCTGCTCGTAGTAATAGCGGTTTGCGTGGCCGGCATGGTCATGATGGTGGGTGATTTCAGCACCTACGAAACATTCGCTACCGCCCGGAAGAAGGAAGGAAAGGAGATTCACGTGATCGGCGCTTTAGACAGTACCAAGGCCGTGGTGTACGATCCCGCCCGGGATGCCAACTACTTCAGCTTCCATATGAAAGACAAAAGCGGCGAAATCAGCCGTGTCGTGTTCTACGGTACCCGGCCCACCGACTTCGAGAAATCCACCGAGCTGGTACTCACCGGCAAAATGGTCGGCACCGAGTTCCATTGCAGCAAGATACTTATGAAGTGCCCGTCGAAATATAAAGACGAGCAACAGGCCTTCAGCGCGCAGCGCAAAGGATAA
- the ccsA gene encoding cytochrome c biogenesis protein CcsA, whose amino-acid sequence MESIKYNGEHLLPGQLGHFFTILAFVASMVSVVAYFISVRHSDELKKSSWAKIGRWTFYIQAFSVFAVFATLYYIISNHLFEYKYAWQHSERELEVKYLLSCFWEGQEGSFLLWSVWHSVLGIILINTSKSWEAPVMAVLAFSQVCLGSMLIGIYMFDYKVGSNPFLLIRQEDPSLPIFNNPDYMQFKQFMDGNGLNALLKNYWMVIHPPVLFLGFAATIVPFAYGVAALWTRRYTEWVKPALPWALFAGMVLGVGIMMGAAWAYESLTFGGYWAWDPVENASMVPWLTLVAGIHTMLAFKSSGHALKSSFFFILISFVFILYSTFLTRSGILGQTSVHSFTDLGMSGQLLVFMGIFTIPAFWMLIARGKQIPTLKKEESTYSREFWMFVGALVLLVSALHVTFFTSIPVWNKLLDISGIRKLFKLEEFAPPTDVMLHYNKVQIWLAIIIALLTAVTQFMKYKDTPKGVLVKKLAWPTLISVAIAVLIGVAGRIFYTDYGAGVLLGIYLMLFACVYAIVANITYIITVLKGKTKAAGASVAHVGFGLMLLGILISSSKKEVLSIDSMNVLSGYFTKESGQNSRENLMLPKGLPVQMGPYFVTYRGDSISTVDKDKTLYIVEYERKAKLEDEPTERFTLYPDAYLNVKGQEGITPNPDSKHYLTRDIFTYITAVPRKDIPADTLPYAQHVITQGDTVYFSKGFMVLENLNTKPQQKNYHPEPGDIAVGAEIYVHTRDNGDFRINPVYFIRDSSFQANVADTIAPLSLAVKFTKILPNENKVQIELKETREPMDYIVLKALVFPWINVLWIGIIVMAVGFGMAMRQRMKGSNK is encoded by the coding sequence TTGGAATCGATCAAATACAATGGGGAGCACCTGCTTCCCGGACAACTGGGCCATTTCTTCACCATCCTGGCTTTCGTGGCCTCCATGGTGTCTGTCGTGGCTTACTTCATCAGCGTCAGGCATTCGGATGAGCTGAAAAAATCTTCCTGGGCCAAAATCGGCCGGTGGACGTTTTATATCCAGGCATTTTCCGTTTTTGCCGTGTTCGCCACCCTTTACTACATCATTTCCAACCACTTATTCGAATATAAGTACGCCTGGCAACACTCCGAGCGCGAACTGGAAGTGAAATACCTCCTCAGTTGTTTCTGGGAAGGGCAGGAGGGCAGCTTCCTGCTGTGGAGCGTTTGGCACAGCGTGCTGGGGATCATCCTGATCAACACCTCCAAATCGTGGGAAGCCCCCGTGATGGCGGTCCTCGCGTTCTCGCAGGTTTGCCTCGGCAGCATGCTGATCGGTATTTACATGTTCGACTATAAAGTAGGCAGCAACCCGTTCCTGCTCATCCGCCAGGAAGACCCGTCGCTGCCCATTTTCAATAATCCGGATTACATGCAGTTCAAGCAGTTCATGGACGGTAACGGCCTGAACGCACTGCTGAAAAACTACTGGATGGTGATCCACCCGCCCGTGCTGTTCCTCGGCTTCGCCGCCACCATCGTGCCTTTCGCATATGGTGTGGCCGCTTTGTGGACGCGCCGGTACACCGAATGGGTAAAACCCGCACTGCCCTGGGCGCTCTTCGCCGGCATGGTTTTAGGCGTCGGTATCATGATGGGCGCCGCCTGGGCGTACGAATCCCTCACTTTCGGCGGCTACTGGGCCTGGGACCCCGTAGAGAACGCCTCCATGGTACCCTGGCTCACCCTCGTAGCCGGGATTCACACCATGCTGGCCTTCAAATCGTCTGGCCACGCCCTCAAATCTTCGTTTTTCTTCATACTGATCTCTTTCGTTTTCATCCTGTATTCTACCTTCCTCACCCGTAGCGGCATTCTCGGCCAAACCTCGGTGCACTCCTTCACCGACCTCGGCATGAGCGGCCAGCTCCTCGTGTTCATGGGCATCTTCACCATCCCGGCCTTCTGGATGCTGATCGCCCGCGGAAAGCAGATCCCGACGCTGAAAAAGGAAGAAAGCACCTATTCCCGCGAATTCTGGATGTTCGTTGGCGCCCTCGTGCTCCTCGTGAGCGCGCTGCACGTCACCTTCTTCACCTCCATCCCCGTCTGGAACAAACTGCTCGATATCTCCGGGATCCGGAAATTGTTCAAACTGGAAGAATTCGCGCCGCCGACAGACGTGATGCTGCATTACAACAAAGTGCAGATCTGGCTGGCGATCATCATCGCCCTGCTCACGGCCGTCACCCAGTTCATGAAGTACAAGGATACGCCCAAAGGCGTGCTGGTCAAGAAACTGGCCTGGCCTACGCTGATTTCCGTTGCCATCGCCGTGCTGATCGGCGTAGCGGGACGTATCTTCTATACCGACTACGGCGCGGGTGTGCTCCTGGGCATCTACCTCATGCTGTTCGCCTGCGTATACGCCATCGTGGCCAATATCACCTACATCATCACCGTACTGAAAGGCAAAACCAAAGCCGCCGGTGCCTCCGTGGCCCACGTCGGTTTCGGGCTCATGCTGCTGGGGATCCTCATTTCCTCCAGCAAGAAAGAGGTACTGTCCATCGATTCGATGAACGTGCTCAGCGGGTACTTCACAAAGGAAAGCGGACAGAATTCCCGCGAAAACCTCATGCTGCCCAAAGGCCTGCCCGTGCAGATGGGGCCATATTTCGTGACGTACCGCGGCGATTCCATCAGCACCGTGGATAAGGATAAAACCCTCTACATCGTTGAATATGAGCGGAAAGCGAAGCTGGAAGACGAGCCCACAGAGCGTTTCACGCTGTATCCCGACGCGTACCTCAATGTGAAGGGCCAGGAAGGCATCACGCCGAACCCGGATTCCAAACATTACCTCACCCGCGATATCTTCACTTACATCACCGCCGTTCCGAGGAAAGACATCCCGGCCGATACGCTGCCGTACGCACAGCACGTCATCACCCAGGGAGACACCGTTTACTTCTCGAAAGGGTTCATGGTGCTGGAAAACCTGAACACGAAACCGCAGCAGAAGAATTACCATCCCGAACCGGGAGACATCGCCGTGGGCGCCGAAATTTACGTGCATACCCGCGACAATGGCGACTTCCGCATCAATCCGGTATATTTCATCCGCGACAGCAGCTTCCAGGCGAATGTGGCAGATACCATCGCGCCGTTGAGCCTGGCCGTGAAGTTCACCAAGATCCTGCCGAACGAAAACAAGGTGCAGATCGAACTGAAGGAAACCCGCGAGCCGATGGACTATATCGTCCTGAAGGCGCTCGTTTTCCCCTGGATCAACGTACTGTGGATCGGTATCATCGTGATGGCCGTTGGTTTCGGCATGGCGATGCGCCAGCGGATGAAGGGAAGCAACAAATAA
- a CDS encoding carboxymuconolactone decarboxylase family protein, with protein MFGTNTTDTAQQILQAVGLGAAEVPAKLAALAAVDARYLKDLKINVSNALDAATLEKKEAFLVALSVAVNEKLPALQGGFEQLALAAGATDKEVAEVISCTSLMNANNVYYRFRHFVEKEFYTSAPAGIRMSIMANPVIGKEFFELLSLVVSALNGCQMCVTSHEEALLKHGTSQQRVLDAVRLGAVVKSLGVLF; from the coding sequence ATGTTTGGGACCAATACGACCGATACCGCACAACAGATCCTGCAGGCCGTAGGGCTGGGCGCCGCTGAAGTGCCGGCCAAACTGGCCGCGCTGGCCGCTGTGGATGCGCGTTATCTGAAAGACCTGAAAATCAACGTTTCCAATGCGCTCGACGCGGCAACCCTCGAGAAGAAGGAAGCTTTCCTCGTAGCGCTGTCTGTGGCGGTGAACGAGAAATTGCCGGCATTGCAGGGCGGTTTCGAGCAACTGGCGCTGGCTGCCGGGGCTACGGACAAGGAAGTGGCCGAGGTGATCAGCTGCACTTCGCTCATGAACGCCAACAACGTGTATTACCGTTTCCGCCACTTCGTGGAGAAGGAATTTTATACTTCCGCACCTGCCGGTATCCGGATGAGCATCATGGCCAACCCGGTGATCGGGAAGGAGTTCTTTGAGCTGCTGAGCCTGGTGGTGAGTGCGCTGAACGGCTGCCAGATGTGCGTAACGAGCCACGAAGAAGCCCTGCTGAAGCACGGTACGTCGCAGCAGCGGGTGCTGGACGCAGTGCGGCTGGGTGCGGTGGTGAAGAGCCTGGGGGTATTATTCTAA
- a CDS encoding DUF4294 domain-containing protein, translated as MFFLCLTGRSLAQQRPAGDSVAVRAIVVGTDTIPSITLSIFNVYDRLPKRLRKERERWTRLRNAVYVTYPYAVSASRVLKDVSRDLDRCTSKKQRKEYLASKEKELKAQFGDKLENLSVYQGKVLMKLIHRETGENCYEIIKELKGGFNARMYQTVAFFFGGNLKSEFNTQDDRDIELIVQEIQLYNRFN; from the coding sequence ATGTTTTTCCTGTGCCTGACAGGCCGGTCCCTTGCCCAGCAAAGGCCCGCAGGAGATTCCGTCGCCGTCCGCGCCATTGTTGTTGGAACAGATACCATTCCCTCCATCACCCTTTCCATTTTTAATGTATACGACCGTTTGCCGAAGCGCCTCCGCAAGGAGCGCGAACGCTGGACGCGCCTGCGCAATGCCGTATACGTGACGTATCCCTACGCCGTGTCGGCCTCCCGGGTGCTCAAGGACGTGAGCCGCGACCTCGACCGCTGTACCTCCAAAAAGCAGCGGAAAGAGTACCTCGCCAGCAAGGAAAAGGAGCTGAAAGCACAGTTCGGCGATAAGCTGGAGAATTTGTCGGTGTACCAGGGCAAAGTGCTCATGAAACTCATCCACCGCGAAACAGGGGAGAACTGTTACGAGATCATCAAAGAGCTGAAAGGCGGATTCAACGCGCGGATGTACCAAACCGTGGCGTTCTTTTTCGGCGGCAACCTGAAAAGCGAATTCAATACGCAGGACGATCGCGACATCGAGCTGATCGTCCAGGAAATCCAGCTCTATAACCGTTTTAACTGA
- a CDS encoding response regulator transcription factor, whose amino-acid sequence MEIRIGIADDHLLIINGLETMLSASPRHQLIFKALTGAALMEALAQEAPDVLLLDIQLPDANGVDLCKQISDQYPDVRVIALTNHEETMYVRKMMRNGALGYLLKSTDPESLLSAIDKAYDGEEYLDKRLEKAMLSEMIMGKRPSSREVQLTKRETEILTLIASEHTNQQIAEKLFISLRTVECHRLNITQKLNIKHMAGLVKEAMMRGLIK is encoded by the coding sequence ATGGAAATCAGGATCGGCATCGCGGACGACCATTTATTAATCATCAACGGGCTGGAAACGATGCTCAGTGCATCGCCCCGGCACCAACTCATATTCAAGGCGCTGACGGGCGCTGCGCTCATGGAAGCGCTGGCCCAGGAAGCGCCGGACGTGCTGCTGCTCGACATCCAGTTGCCGGACGCCAACGGTGTGGACCTCTGCAAACAGATTTCCGACCAATATCCGGACGTGCGGGTGATTGCATTGACCAACCACGAAGAAACGATGTACGTGCGCAAAATGATGCGCAACGGGGCGCTGGGCTACCTGCTGAAGAGCACCGACCCGGAGAGCCTCCTTTCCGCGATCGACAAGGCGTACGATGGCGAGGAGTACCTGGATAAAAGGCTCGAAAAGGCCATGCTGTCTGAAATGATCATGGGAAAGCGGCCATCCAGCCGCGAAGTGCAGCTGACCAAGCGGGAAACGGAGATTTTGACGCTGATCGCATCGGAACATACGAACCAGCAGATCGCGGAGAAATTGTTCATCAGCCTGAGAACGGTGGAATGTCATCGGCTGAATATCACGCAGAAGCTGAACATCAAGCACATGGCGGGTTTGGTGAAGGAGGCGATGATGCGGGGGTTGATTAAATGA
- a CDS encoding tetratricopeptide repeat-containing sensor histidine kinase, whose product MRLILPVLFLFIAPRPSSGQDTTTVREWIATATAKAAIQPDSADYYYRKAGALAEKIGFTDGLLDYTRRYTLFLYNNLRFEEALKVSALQLEKAMEIKNFSKASSAYNNMALQYQAMGQLQKAADHLIKALEMAERLNDQPNLQKYYTNLGSILLDLGNFPKSLFYTRKGHETAIALKDTNAIGRSLVNLLASETLSKRFPDALAHAHEARVIGLLRKDTILQLCAYINLGSIQNRVSRNDSALYWNQVAERHLSPTIPPDYRIYVDHLYAEIYMSQKQPAKAAPYFDRVIADAENIFPRSELRELYKLGTELKEMQGQPALALDYQRKFDVLNDSMNNTATQAAINELEIQYATARKEQALAQQQLQLERQDFWIWVSWGIVALLVGAGAVTWVLFRQRQKAAGERKRTQLLLAHLAGEEKERARTAQELHDGVGSILSAAKIHMHSVRGEDPEASARVVSLIEDAAREVRNISHSLDPEILLQEGLEYALRAFLAKISHPGLSINLYTVGEMPQLAAGQELLLYRIIQEAMNNVIRHANATEAIVQLGYDNGILTLTVEDNGKGFDTNAVPGKGIGLGNMVTRINLLKGHYEISSRPGEGTSIYAEFAGLMA is encoded by the coding sequence ATGCGCCTCATTTTACCTGTACTCTTCCTCTTCATAGCGCCCCGCCCCAGTTCCGGCCAGGACACCACCACCGTGCGCGAATGGATCGCTACGGCTACGGCCAAAGCCGCCATACAACCGGATTCCGCCGATTATTACTACCGGAAAGCCGGCGCCCTGGCCGAAAAGATCGGGTTCACCGACGGATTGCTGGACTACACCCGCCGATACACCCTTTTCCTCTACAACAACCTCCGGTTCGAAGAAGCCCTGAAAGTGTCCGCGCTCCAGCTGGAAAAGGCCATGGAAATCAAGAATTTCAGTAAAGCGTCCAGCGCCTACAACAACATGGCCCTGCAATACCAGGCCATGGGGCAGTTGCAGAAGGCGGCAGACCATCTCATCAAGGCGCTGGAAATGGCCGAACGACTGAACGACCAGCCGAACCTGCAGAAATATTACACCAATCTCGGGTCTATCCTGCTCGACCTCGGCAATTTTCCCAAAAGCCTTTTTTACACGCGCAAAGGCCACGAAACCGCCATCGCGCTGAAAGATACCAATGCCATCGGCCGCAGCCTCGTGAACCTCCTTGCCAGCGAAACCCTCAGCAAACGCTTCCCCGACGCTTTGGCGCACGCCCACGAAGCGCGGGTCATCGGGCTGTTGCGGAAAGACACTATTCTCCAGCTCTGTGCCTACATCAATCTCGGCAGCATCCAGAACCGGGTCAGCCGCAACGATTCGGCCCTTTACTGGAACCAGGTCGCCGAAAGGCATCTATCCCCGACCATACCGCCGGATTACAGGATTTACGTCGACCACCTGTACGCGGAAATTTACATGTCGCAAAAGCAGCCTGCCAAAGCGGCCCCTTATTTCGACCGGGTGATCGCCGACGCGGAAAACATCTTCCCGCGGAGCGAACTGCGGGAGCTGTACAAACTGGGCACGGAACTGAAGGAAATGCAGGGCCAGCCCGCGTTGGCACTGGATTATCAGCGGAAATTCGACGTCCTCAATGATTCCATGAACAACACGGCCACCCAGGCCGCCATCAATGAGCTGGAAATCCAATACGCCACGGCCCGGAAAGAACAGGCGCTGGCCCAGCAGCAGTTGCAGCTGGAGCGGCAGGATTTCTGGATATGGGTTTCCTGGGGCATCGTGGCGCTGCTCGTCGGCGCCGGCGCGGTGACCTGGGTTTTGTTCCGGCAGCGGCAGAAAGCGGCCGGCGAGCGCAAGCGCACACAACTGCTCCTCGCCCATCTCGCCGGTGAAGAAAAAGAGCGCGCCCGCACGGCACAGGAACTGCACGACGGCGTAGGCAGCATCCTTTCGGCCGCCAAAATCCATATGCATTCGGTCCGCGGAGAAGACCCGGAAGCCTCGGCGCGGGTGGTTTCCCTCATCGAAGACGCCGCCCGCGAAGTCCGCAACATCTCCCACAGCCTCGACCCCGAAATCCTCCTCCAGGAAGGCCTGGAATACGCACTCCGCGCGTTCCTCGCCAAGATCAGCCATCCCGGCCTGTCCATCAACCTTTACACCGTGGGCGAAATGCCCCAGCTCGCCGCGGGGCAGGAGCTTCTCCTCTACCGCATCATCCAGGAAGCCATGAACAACGTCATCCGCCACGCCAATGCCACCGAAGCCATCGTGCAACTGGGGTACGACAACGGCATCCTGACCCTCACCGTCGAAGACAACGGCAAAGGTTTCGATACCAACGCCGTGCCCGGCAAAGGCATCGGGCTGGGCAACATGGTGACGCGGATCAATTTACTGAAAGGGCATTATGAGATCAGTAGTCGCCCGGGTGAAGGAACGAGCATCTACGCGGAATTCGCCGGCCTGATGGCATAA
- the bshB1 gene encoding bacillithiol biosynthesis deacetylase BshB1, which translates to MKLDILAIAAHPDDVELSCAGTLMVHARQGLKTGIVDLTRGELGTRGTPEGRLIEAQDACKVMGLDVRENLSLADGFFQNTKDDQLAVIRAIRKFRPSIVLTNATEDRHPDHGRASQLVRDAAWMSGLRKIETFGDDGQPQHAWRPAQVYHFIQDRFLQPDFVVDITDVIEQKIAAIKCFKTQFLAEKDHEPQTYISSPEFFDSVMYRAKMLGKMIGVPYAEGYTSAKMIGVKSLMDLINVPT; encoded by the coding sequence ATGAAACTGGATATACTCGCCATCGCTGCGCACCCCGACGACGTTGAGCTGTCTTGCGCAGGCACCCTGATGGTACACGCCCGCCAGGGCCTGAAGACCGGCATTGTAGACCTTACCCGCGGCGAACTGGGCACCCGCGGCACGCCTGAAGGCCGCCTCATCGAAGCGCAGGACGCCTGCAAGGTTATGGGCCTCGACGTGCGCGAGAACCTCTCCCTTGCCGACGGGTTTTTCCAAAACACGAAAGACGATCAGCTCGCCGTGATCCGCGCCATCCGCAAGTTCCGGCCCTCCATCGTGCTGACTAACGCTACCGAAGACCGTCACCCCGACCACGGCCGCGCTTCGCAGTTGGTGAGAGACGCCGCCTGGATGTCTGGCCTCCGCAAGATCGAGACCTTCGGCGACGACGGGCAGCCGCAACACGCCTGGCGCCCTGCGCAGGTGTACCATTTCATCCAGGACCGCTTCCTGCAGCCCGATTTCGTGGTGGATATCACCGATGTGATCGAGCAGAAGATCGCCGCGATCAAATGTTTCAAAACGCAGTTCCTCGCAGAAAAAGACCACGAACCGCAGACTTATATCTCATCCCCCGAATTCTTCGACAGCGTTATGTACCGTGCCAAAATGCTCGGAAAAATGATCGGCGTGCCCTACGCGGAAGGCTATACGAGCGCGAAGATGATCGGGGTGAAAAGCCTCATGGACCTTATTAATGTTCCGACCTGA
- a CDS encoding agmatinase family protein: MADLSKFDPNSPGLLSNNIFGLPFGEDDARLVLLPVPWEVTVSYNNGTARGPEHIYKASLQVDLYDSDTGTDGWKQGFYMKEQDRQLLLRSDYLRKEAELYLKFLAEGGDISENDFMRRSVDDVNKGACKMNAWVYDQTKSLLAKGKLVGLVGGDHSTPLGFFRAMGEHKGDFGILQIDAHADLRDSYEGFKYSHASIMYNALQEVPQLKKLVQVGLRDFCDSELDLIRNSDGRISAFLDQDMKERMYEGETWKSICDDIISQLPRQVHISFDIDGLDPKLCPHTGTPVPGGLEAQQVYYLFRRVIESGRTLIGFDLVEVSAGLDEWDANVGARILFKLCNLMVKSNV, encoded by the coding sequence ATGGCTGATCTATCGAAATTCGATCCCAACTCCCCCGGCCTGCTGTCCAACAACATTTTCGGACTGCCTTTCGGGGAAGACGATGCACGGCTGGTACTTTTGCCCGTGCCCTGGGAAGTGACGGTGTCTTATAACAACGGTACAGCCCGTGGCCCGGAACACATTTACAAAGCCTCCCTGCAGGTAGACCTCTACGATTCCGACACCGGCACCGACGGCTGGAAACAGGGGTTCTACATGAAAGAGCAGGACCGCCAGCTACTCCTCCGGAGCGATTATCTCCGCAAGGAAGCCGAGCTGTACCTGAAATTCCTTGCCGAAGGGGGCGATATCAGTGAAAACGACTTCATGCGCCGCTCGGTGGACGATGTCAACAAAGGCGCCTGTAAAATGAACGCCTGGGTTTACGATCAGACCAAAAGCCTCCTGGCCAAAGGGAAACTCGTTGGCCTCGTAGGCGGCGACCACTCCACCCCGCTCGGCTTCTTCCGCGCCATGGGCGAGCATAAAGGCGATTTCGGCATCCTCCAGATCGATGCGCATGCCGATCTGCGCGACAGCTACGAAGGCTTCAAATATTCCCACGCATCCATTATGTATAACGCGCTGCAGGAAGTGCCCCAGCTCAAAAAGCTCGTCCAGGTAGGCCTGCGCGACTTCTGCGACAGCGAGCTCGACCTCATCCGCAACAGCGATGGGCGCATTTCGGCGTTCCTCGACCAGGACATGAAAGAGCGCATGTACGAAGGCGAGACCTGGAAAAGCATCTGCGACGATATTATCTCCCAGCTCCCCCGGCAAGTGCATATCAGTTTCGATATCGACGGGCTGGACCCGAAGCTTTGTCCCCACACCGGCACCCCGGTGCCGGGCGGCCTCGAAGCCCAGCAGGTGTATTACCTCTTCCGCCGCGTGATCGAAAGCGGGCGTACCCTCATCGGGTTCGACCTGGTGGAGGTGAGCGCGGGGCTCGACGAGTGGGACGCCAACGTGGG
- a CDS encoding alpha/beta hydrolase, which translates to MRRIFRILLIVAAVLAVIYILGPKPAPPDLQGTLPRVPQQLEQVAAYVDKKEAGFQTRPGNRARIVWAGDSIHKTPFSVVYLHGFSASEHEGFPVHTDFAKKHGFNLYLSRLDGHGLETPEPLLGMTAQGLWKDAREALAIGKQLGNKVIVMGTSTGGTLALMLAAQFPNDVEAVVNMSPNIAINQPMAGMLDEPWGLMVARAVKRGKYDESTPANPEKAKYWYTKYRLEAAVELENLVDHSMKPELFARVGQPILNLYYYKNEKEQDHTVKVSAILAMHEKLGTPAAKKRAVAIPGAGSHVIGSNITSHDVPGVETAIEAWWQDMYGN; encoded by the coding sequence ATGCGCAGGATATTCCGGATATTGCTCATTGTTGCGGCCGTGCTGGCCGTGATCTACATCCTGGGGCCCAAGCCCGCTCCGCCTGATTTACAGGGCACTTTGCCCAGGGTACCGCAGCAGCTGGAGCAGGTAGCGGCATATGTAGACAAGAAGGAAGCCGGGTTCCAAACGCGCCCCGGCAACCGGGCCAGGATCGTTTGGGCGGGCGACTCCATCCATAAAACCCCGTTCAGCGTGGTGTACCTGCACGGATTCTCGGCGAGCGAACATGAAGGATTCCCCGTTCACACCGATTTCGCGAAGAAGCACGGATTCAACCTGTATCTGTCGCGGCTCGACGGCCATGGCCTGGAAACCCCCGAGCCATTGCTGGGCATGACGGCCCAGGGGCTCTGGAAAGACGCCCGCGAGGCCCTCGCCATCGGGAAGCAACTGGGCAACAAGGTGATCGTCATGGGCACGAGCACGGGCGGCACGCTGGCCCTGATGCTGGCAGCGCAGTTCCCCAATGATGTGGAGGCCGTCGTCAACATGTCTCCCAACATCGCCATCAACCAGCCCATGGCCGGTATGCTCGACGAGCCCTGGGGCCTCATGGTGGCCCGGGCAGTGAAGCGCGGCAAATACGATGAATCTACGCCCGCCAACCCCGAAAAAGCGAAATACTGGTATACGAAATACCGCCTGGAAGCCGCGGTGGAACTGGAGAACCTGGTGGATCATTCCATGAAACCGGAGCTTTTCGCAAGGGTTGGCCAGCCCATCCTCAACCTGTACTATTACAAGAACGAAAAGGAGCAGGACCACACGGTGAAGGTATCCGCCATCCTCGCCATGCACGAAAAGCTGGGTACGCCCGCCGCCAAAAAGCGCGCAGTGGCCATTCCCGGGGCCGGCAGCCACGTGATCGGCTCCAACATTACCTCTCACGACGTGCCGGGCGTGGAAACGGCCATAGAAGCGTGGTGGCAGGATATGTACGGGAATTGA
- a CDS encoding carboxypeptidase-like regulatory domain-containing protein, with protein sequence MKSFITPIIIIALAAIACKKDDNKEGDNGNPQPQKGYVTGKVVNAAGKPVKGVTIIIDHSIFWNSNISTSTKDDGTYSVKIPVGSWYAYAEITVDYNGRKFKMDLHPDNSDGFGGEGAVRNFTWKLSGERPDPTLGNYGGVVEFNQTVGEFEVIEERDIVWTFTPSGPLIDGSAGKVLTLKSANGNDLRDVPIGRYKVTATFEGKALKLRKWRTQDAFGADVTFDFYPTFESFCNNCQILEYKIK encoded by the coding sequence ATGAAAAGTTTCATCACCCCGATAATCATCATCGCGCTCGCCGCCATCGCCTGCAAGAAAGACGATAACAAGGAAGGCGACAACGGCAACCCCCAGCCCCAGAAAGGTTATGTGACCGGTAAAGTCGTAAATGCGGCGGGTAAGCCCGTCAAAGGCGTCACGATCATCATCGACCACAGCATTTTCTGGAACTCGAACATCAGCACCAGCACGAAAGACGACGGCACTTACAGCGTCAAAATTCCCGTGGGTTCCTGGTACGCCTACGCCGAAATTACGGTCGATTACAACGGCCGGAAGTTCAAAATGGACCTTCACCCGGATAACTCCGATGGTTTCGGGGGAGAAGGCGCCGTTCGCAATTTCACCTGGAAGCTGTCTGGCGAAAGACCGGACCCGACGTTGGGCAACTACGGCGGTGTAGTGGAATTCAATCAGACGGTCGGGGAATTCGAAGTGATCGAAGAACGCGATATCGTTTGGACTTTCACCCCTTCCGGCCCCCTGATCGACGGTTCCGCCGGGAAAGTGCTGACCCTGAAATCGGCGAACGGGAATGATTTACGGGACGTGCCCATCGGCAGGTACAAAGTTACGGCCACGTTCGAAGGCAAAGCTTTGAAACTCCGGAAATGGCGGACGCAGGACGCTTTCGGCGCAGATGTGACTTTCGATTTCTATCCCACTTTTGAATCTTTCTGCAACAATTGCCAGATACTTGAATACAAGATAAAGTAA